From a single Beijerinckia sp. 28-YEA-48 genomic region:
- a CDS encoding LysR substrate-binding domain-containing protein, producing the protein MSSLLDLRRLRYFVAVAEELHFRRAAERLRMSQPPLSLHIQALEQELNLKLFERTKQRVLLTPAGRGLLERARRILAEVESTRAELQAVARGEGGELRIGFTESAGLEPFFHRALHDFRRSYPGVRLILQDTPSLHQIEALHRRELDLGILRKPPGRPTSEVTVELLRENALVAAMHESNPLAGERRISIAQLRNEPFITYPRDMGISLFQHVFELATAADFFPNIVHETRNSVAMMGMIAAGLGVAIVPDGLRRIALDGVCFIDLKEVAAKSGLYVAYRSTDETGASAILRRLLLDLARSSRLRKPRQLA; encoded by the coding sequence ATGTCTTCGCTATTAGATCTGCGCCGCCTGCGCTATTTTGTTGCTGTCGCCGAGGAGCTGCATTTCCGGCGTGCGGCCGAGCGATTACGCATGAGCCAGCCGCCGCTGAGCCTCCACATCCAGGCCCTTGAACAAGAATTGAACCTGAAGTTGTTCGAACGGACCAAGCAGCGGGTTCTGTTGACGCCGGCGGGCCGCGGGCTATTGGAACGGGCCCGGCGCATTCTGGCGGAAGTTGAGAGCACGAGAGCGGAACTGCAAGCTGTCGCGCGTGGTGAGGGGGGCGAGCTACGGATTGGATTTACGGAATCGGCAGGTCTTGAGCCCTTTTTTCACCGCGCACTGCATGATTTTCGCCGTTCCTATCCAGGCGTCAGGCTCATTCTGCAGGATACGCCATCCTTGCATCAGATCGAAGCCTTGCATCGGCGCGAGCTCGATCTCGGCATCCTGCGCAAACCACCGGGTCGACCAACCAGCGAAGTCACTGTGGAACTGCTGCGTGAGAATGCGCTGGTTGCCGCCATGCACGAAAGTAATCCACTCGCCGGTGAGCGTCGTATTTCCATTGCGCAACTGCGAAACGAGCCGTTCATTACCTATCCACGCGACATGGGTATCAGCCTCTTCCAGCATGTTTTCGAGCTAGCGACGGCGGCCGATTTCTTCCCTAACATTGTTCACGAGACACGCAATTCAGTGGCCATGATGGGCATGATTGCTGCGGGGCTCGGCGTCGCTATCGTCCCCGATGGTCTGCGCCGCATTGCCCTTGATGGTGTGTGCTTTATCGACCTCAAGGAGGTGGCGGCAAAATCAGGGCTATATGTCGCTTATCGCTCTACCGATGAAACGGGAGCCTCGGCGATTTTGCGACGGTTGCTGCTAGATCTGGCTCGTTCTTCGCGACTACGAAAACCTCGGCAACTCGCATAG
- a CDS encoding MFS transporter translates to MSGAASEGSLPVDLNQLYRRITWRLIPFLIVCYMFAVIDRLNIAMAKLQMLPALGFSEAVYGLGAGFFFIGYLLFDIPSNLILHRVGARWWIGRIMISWGVVSVGFAFVTTPFWFYVLRFLLGVAEAGFFAGLVLYATYWFPAPKRGGIYALILLAVPLAGMLGNPLAGWIMTSFHNAGGFDGWQRLFIIEGLPSIVLGFISLVFLTNGISEASWLTPAEKAALQAELDAEEAAKPPSRTIDFVISPLVWLMCAICFAISSAMYALGFWTPSLIQAAGVTSPVQIGLYSAIPSAVAILPLLFAGWSADRTGERRWHVAVPLILAGLALAISTTHDGLATAIICLTLATAGAYVALSQFWNLPAAVLSGYGAAGGIALINSIGNLAGFFSPSIIGYLKTATGSITAGLLGITAIIILGGLLTLAVPRRLVDTPRNAESRLAGGTTRTRHELAS, encoded by the coding sequence ATGAGCGGCGCAGCATCCGAGGGGTCCCTGCCGGTTGATCTGAACCAGCTCTATCGCCGTATCACTTGGCGGCTGATCCCATTTCTCATCGTCTGCTACATGTTCGCTGTCATCGACCGTCTCAACATCGCGATGGCCAAGCTGCAGATGCTGCCGGCACTTGGCTTCAGCGAGGCGGTTTATGGCCTTGGTGCTGGTTTTTTCTTCATTGGCTATCTGCTTTTCGACATTCCCAGCAATCTCATTCTCCACCGTGTCGGTGCACGTTGGTGGATCGGCCGCATCATGATCTCCTGGGGCGTGGTCTCTGTCGGCTTTGCTTTCGTCACCACCCCGTTCTGGTTTTATGTGCTTCGCTTCCTGCTCGGCGTGGCGGAAGCGGGATTTTTCGCCGGCCTCGTTCTCTATGCCACCTATTGGTTCCCGGCACCGAAACGGGGTGGAATCTATGCCTTGATTCTGCTGGCAGTTCCGCTCGCCGGCATGCTCGGTAATCCACTCGCTGGCTGGATCATGACGAGCTTCCATAACGCCGGCGGCTTTGATGGTTGGCAACGGCTGTTCATCATCGAGGGATTGCCTTCGATCGTTCTCGGCTTCATCAGCTTGGTGTTCCTGACGAATGGCATTTCCGAAGCATCCTGGCTGACACCGGCTGAAAAAGCCGCTTTGCAAGCCGAACTCGATGCTGAGGAAGCGGCGAAGCCGCCGTCCCGGACGATCGACTTTGTCATCTCGCCCTTGGTGTGGCTGATGTGCGCTATCTGCTTCGCCATCAGTTCCGCTATGTATGCTCTCGGGTTCTGGACGCCGAGCCTGATCCAAGCCGCCGGCGTTACCAGCCCAGTACAAATAGGTCTCTACAGCGCCATTCCCTCGGCGGTAGCGATCCTCCCCCTGCTGTTTGCTGGCTGGAGCGCCGATCGTACCGGCGAGCGCCGTTGGCATGTGGCGGTCCCGCTCATCCTGGCCGGCCTTGCGCTGGCGATCAGCACAACCCACGATGGTCTGGCGACGGCCATCATCTGTCTGACATTGGCGACCGCTGGAGCCTATGTGGCGCTGTCCCAGTTCTGGAATCTGCCAGCGGCAGTTCTGTCAGGCTATGGAGCTGCCGGCGGAATTGCGCTGATCAATTCCATAGGTAATCTCGCTGGCTTCTTCAGTCCATCGATCATCGGCTATCTGAAGACCGCTACCGGCAGCATCACAGCCGGCCTCCTCGGTATAACAGCGATCATCATTCTTGGCGGTCTGTTGACACTCGCCGTGCCACGCCGCCTGGTTGACACGCCGCGCAATGCAGAAAGCAGGTTGGCCGGCGGCACGACGCGGACTAGGCACGAGCTTGCATCATGA
- a CDS encoding aldolase/citrate lyase family protein codes for MSSIRKNLLLDRLRANELTLMLAIRTSRTPDIIRIAHATGHHAVMLDLEHSTITLDTTAQLCGTANDLGLVPLVRIPEREYGAIGRLLDAGAGGIVAPRVETPVEAQTIARACRFPPRGQRSQLAMVPQFGLRPTPASLLNPKLDDATVVQILIETPKGIANADAIAAIDGVDMLVIGANDLTAELGCPGQFGDPRVRDAIAVAAKACRRHDKLLMLGGISDLSLVATLMPLGIAPMQLTGTDTEILFGAIEARARKFTEWHAAQAS; via the coding sequence ATGTCATCTATCCGAAAGAATCTGCTGCTCGACCGTCTTCGCGCCAATGAGCTGACACTCATGCTCGCCATCCGCACGAGCCGCACACCTGACATCATCCGGATCGCGCATGCAACGGGCCATCATGCCGTCATGCTGGACCTGGAACATTCCACGATTACGCTCGATACGACGGCACAGCTTTGCGGGACGGCGAACGATCTTGGCCTCGTCCCCTTGGTACGGATACCCGAGCGTGAATATGGTGCGATCGGTCGCTTGCTCGACGCCGGCGCAGGCGGCATCGTGGCGCCGCGTGTTGAGACGCCGGTAGAGGCACAGACAATCGCCCGGGCGTGTCGCTTTCCGCCCCGTGGCCAACGATCGCAACTGGCTATGGTGCCGCAATTCGGATTGCGTCCGACACCGGCCTCCCTCCTCAATCCCAAGCTCGATGATGCGACCGTGGTGCAAATTCTCATCGAAACGCCCAAGGGTATCGCCAATGCGGATGCGATCGCCGCAATCGATGGCGTTGACATGCTGGTGATCGGCGCCAACGACCTGACGGCGGAACTCGGCTGCCCCGGTCAGTTCGGCGATCCTCGCGTCAGGGATGCCATTGCGGTCGCAGCCAAAGCCTGTCGGCGTCACGACAAGCTCCTGATGCTCGGCGGGATTTCCGATCTGTCGCTCGTTGCCACCCTGATGCCGCTCGGCATCGCACCGATGCAACTGACCGGCACAGACACCGAAATCCTGTTTGGAGCCATCGAAGCACGGGCCCGAAAATTCACCGAATGGCACGCCGCACAAGCGAGCTAA
- a CDS encoding amidohydrolase family protein has product MAEVMTELPAPSPMREAATNTPPAFPVPARACDSHFHVFEPGYPHSPNRLYMFPDGTLTQYLKLLDFLGIERMVLVQPTYYGDDNSLTLDTLRKVGDRCRAVVRIEEETSDQELDRYHALGVRAIRLDLFARAHWPTADIVAYVKRMAARARPRGWHIQFYTPGTIVRDLLPFMADLEDDFVIDHMGYMLESDGLTADDFDRLLDVLRLGKCWIKLSGPYRIAKYKPLSSVAPIAQKLVSTRPDRLIWGSDWPHLTNGQRDTGELLNLLIDWAPDEATRHKILVDGPERLFFSH; this is encoded by the coding sequence ATGGCTGAAGTAATGACCGAACTTCCCGCTCCTTCACCGATGCGTGAGGCAGCAACCAATACCCCACCCGCATTTCCCGTGCCGGCGCGCGCCTGCGACAGTCATTTCCATGTCTTCGAACCTGGCTATCCGCACAGCCCCAATCGGCTTTACATGTTTCCGGACGGCACATTGACGCAATACCTAAAACTCCTCGATTTTCTTGGGATCGAGCGGATGGTTCTGGTCCAGCCGACCTACTACGGCGACGATAATAGCCTGACTTTGGACACCCTCCGCAAAGTAGGTGACCGCTGCCGGGCGGTCGTTCGGATCGAGGAAGAGACGAGCGATCAGGAGCTCGACCGCTATCACGCACTTGGCGTACGCGCGATTCGTCTCGATCTGTTCGCCCGCGCTCACTGGCCAACCGCCGATATCGTCGCTTACGTGAAACGGATGGCGGCGCGCGCAAGGCCTCGGGGGTGGCATATTCAGTTCTACACCCCCGGCACAATCGTCCGCGATCTCCTCCCTTTCATGGCCGACCTGGAGGACGATTTTGTGATCGACCACATGGGTTACATGCTTGAATCGGACGGGCTGACCGCTGACGATTTCGACCGGCTGCTCGACGTGCTTCGCCTGGGCAAATGCTGGATCAAACTCTCCGGTCCGTATCGGATCGCCAAATATAAGCCGCTGTCGAGCGTTGCACCGATCGCCCAAAAGCTCGTGTCGACGCGACCCGATCGGTTGATTTGGGGGTCGGACTGGCCGCATCTGACCAATGGCCAGCGCGACACCGGCGAGCTCCTCAACCTTCTGATCGACTGGGCACCAGACGAGGCCACGCGCCACAAGATTCTTGTCGACGGACCAGAAAGATTATTTTTCTCCCATTAA
- a CDS encoding ABC transporter ATP-binding protein, with amino-acid sequence MLSVENLRSRYGRIEVLHGVDLDVRSGEIVTVVGANGAGKTTLLRCISGVQPISGGGMVFRGEPLQTVPAHRRVALGLSQSPEGRQIFTNLSVEENLRLGAYLFSDARVEKDMAEAFILFPILKEKRNLAAGGLSGGQQQMLAIARALMARPACLLLDEPSMGLAPILVAQILDVVKNLKRMGMTVLLVEQNAYAALQIADRGYVMETGRITMSGPAEELITDERIRAAYLGV; translated from the coding sequence ATGCTTTCGGTTGAAAACCTGCGCTCGCGTTACGGCCGTATCGAAGTGCTGCACGGCGTCGATCTTGATGTACGCTCGGGCGAGATCGTCACGGTGGTCGGCGCTAACGGTGCAGGCAAGACCACGCTCCTGCGCTGCATCTCTGGGGTGCAGCCAATCAGCGGCGGCGGTATGGTCTTCCGCGGCGAGCCATTACAGACGGTTCCCGCACATCGCCGGGTGGCGCTGGGTTTGTCGCAGTCACCGGAAGGGCGTCAGATCTTCACCAATCTGAGTGTCGAGGAGAACCTGCGTCTTGGCGCATATCTCTTCTCGGACGCGCGGGTCGAGAAAGACATGGCGGAGGCTTTTATTCTGTTTCCGATCCTAAAGGAGAAGCGCAACCTTGCCGCTGGTGGGCTGTCGGGCGGTCAGCAGCAGATGCTGGCAATTGCGCGCGCGCTGATGGCGCGGCCCGCCTGCCTGTTGCTCGATGAGCCCAGCATGGGTCTTGCGCCCATCCTGGTGGCTCAGATCCTCGATGTGGTGAAGAACCTCAAAAGGATGGGTATGACCGTGCTGTTGGTCGAGCAGAATGCTTATGCGGCATTGCAGATCGCGGATCGGGGCTACGTCATGGAAACCGGCCGTATCACCATGTCCGGTCCGGCCGAGGAGCTGATCACGGATGAGCGCATCCGCGCGGCCTATCTGGGGGTATAA
- a CDS encoding ABC transporter ATP-binding protein — protein sequence MPLLRVEGLGIDFGGLRAVHDVGFQVDPGEIVSVIGPNGAGKTTLFNMISGAYRPARGSVTLDGEGVTGMAPHLLAERGLSRTFQNLQIFQKMTVLENAMAGCHLKERGSLLADLFALPASRRRTAATRVVALQLLERVGLDRAADKEASSLSYGALKRLEIARALALEPRILLLDEPAAGCNAVETEEIDHFVAEVAKSGVAVLLVEHDMKLVMRISNHIVVLDRGEKIAEGKPEQIARNPKVIEAYLGVQATEATGHAFG from the coding sequence ATGCCGCTGCTTCGCGTCGAAGGCCTCGGTATTGACTTTGGCGGTCTGCGCGCCGTCCATGACGTCGGGTTTCAGGTCGATCCGGGCGAGATCGTCTCGGTCATTGGCCCCAATGGCGCCGGCAAAACAACATTGTTCAACATGATCAGCGGCGCCTACCGACCAGCGCGCGGATCGGTGACGCTCGATGGTGAAGGAGTCACGGGTATGGCCCCGCATCTGCTTGCCGAGCGCGGTCTGTCGCGCACCTTCCAGAATCTGCAGATCTTCCAGAAAATGACTGTGCTGGAAAATGCCATGGCAGGTTGTCATCTGAAGGAGCGCGGCAGCCTATTGGCAGACCTGTTCGCCTTGCCGGCCTCGCGACGACGTACGGCCGCGACGCGCGTTGTCGCCTTGCAACTTCTCGAGCGCGTAGGCCTCGACCGTGCCGCCGACAAAGAGGCATCCTCGCTCTCCTACGGTGCCCTGAAACGGCTGGAAATCGCACGGGCGCTCGCGTTGGAGCCACGCATTCTTTTGCTCGACGAACCAGCGGCCGGCTGCAACGCCGTTGAAACGGAGGAGATCGACCACTTCGTTGCCGAAGTGGCTAAATCCGGCGTTGCTGTCCTGCTCGTCGAACACGACATGAAACTGGTGATGCGTATCTCCAACCACATTGTCGTGCTCGATCGCGGGGAGAAGATCGCCGAGGGTAAACCCGAACAGATCGCGCGCAATCCGAAAGTGATCGAAGCCTATCTGGGCGTGCAAGCGACGGAGGCGACCGGCCATGCTTTCGGTTGA
- a CDS encoding branched-chain amino acid ABC transporter permease yields the protein MKLSSKHLVLLVLAVIVLLAPLGFPSTFYYRIGALIFVNGLLVTGLVILIGFAGQISLGHAGFAGIGAYACALAPKYLGVHPALAMLLGTALSAAIAWLIGRPILRLQGYYLAVATLGFGILVSMVLANEAAITGGPDGHEVPELGLRNLLQAIGVNLSNAQFWYAFSGICLLAGAWLALNLYDSPSGRALRALHDSEIAARTVGIDVARYKLSAFVLSAVYASISGSLLALMNKFITPDTAGFLHSIELVTMTVLGGAASVPGAVAGAALLTLLPQALTVLQEYEHMILGLIMMLVMIFMPAGLVPSLSRLLRGRG from the coding sequence ATGAAGCTGTCGTCAAAACACCTCGTCCTGCTTGTGCTGGCTGTGATCGTGCTGTTGGCGCCGCTCGGCTTCCCCTCGACTTTCTATTACCGCATCGGCGCGCTGATCTTCGTCAACGGCCTTTTGGTCACGGGCCTGGTCATTCTGATCGGCTTCGCTGGCCAGATCAGTCTCGGTCACGCCGGTTTTGCCGGCATAGGCGCCTATGCCTGTGCGCTCGCCCCGAAATATCTCGGTGTGCATCCGGCGCTGGCGATGCTGCTGGGAACCGCGCTGAGTGCGGCAATTGCCTGGTTGATCGGCCGTCCGATCCTGCGCCTGCAAGGTTATTATCTCGCCGTCGCGACGCTGGGTTTCGGCATCCTGGTCTCGATGGTGCTTGCCAACGAAGCGGCGATCACCGGAGGTCCAGATGGGCACGAAGTGCCGGAGCTTGGTCTCCGGAATCTGCTGCAAGCGATCGGCGTCAATCTTTCTAACGCACAGTTTTGGTATGCATTCTCCGGAATATGTCTGCTCGCTGGAGCGTGGCTCGCGCTGAACCTCTACGACAGCCCATCAGGGCGGGCATTGCGGGCGCTGCACGATTCCGAAATCGCGGCGCGCACGGTCGGCATCGACGTCGCGCGTTACAAGCTTTCCGCCTTCGTCCTGTCGGCTGTCTATGCTTCGATCTCCGGTTCGTTGTTGGCTCTGATGAACAAGTTCATCACGCCTGATACCGCTGGCTTTCTGCATTCGATCGAATTGGTCACGATGACCGTACTCGGAGGAGCTGCGTCCGTGCCTGGCGCAGTGGCCGGGGCGGCGTTGCTCACCCTGTTGCCGCAGGCTCTTACCGTGCTGCAGGAATATGAGCACATGATCCTTGGTCTGATCATGATGCTGGTGATGATCTTCATGCCGGCTGGGTTGGTGCCAAGCCTGTCCCGGCTGCTGCGCGGGAGGGGGTGA
- a CDS encoding branched-chain amino acid ABC transporter permease: MTELLQYVLSGVTVGAVYALVALGFTIIYNASNVVNFAQGEFVMLGGMVTFFAWHAGVPLPFAALLAIVVAAAVGVALNELAVERARNAPVVSLIIITIGASVFLRGAAQIVFDKQLHRFPAFSGDDPIIIGGATILPQGLWVIGGAGMVFVLLYIFFTRTLTGKAILATSNNRVAAKMVGINTDYMMTLSFALSAAIGALAGVLMTPITLTTYNLGVAYALKGFAAAMLGGMGAPAGALVGGLLLGLIEALTAGYVSSVYKDAVAFIVILVVLFAMPQGLFGRKSTDRV, translated from the coding sequence GTGACGGAGCTGCTGCAATATGTGCTGTCTGGCGTGACGGTGGGAGCGGTCTATGCGCTCGTCGCGCTTGGCTTCACCATCATCTACAATGCCTCCAACGTGGTGAACTTCGCCCAGGGTGAATTTGTCATGCTGGGCGGCATGGTCACCTTCTTCGCATGGCATGCGGGCGTGCCTCTACCGTTCGCGGCGCTGCTGGCGATTGTCGTTGCCGCCGCCGTCGGCGTGGCCCTGAACGAGTTGGCGGTCGAACGCGCGCGCAACGCTCCGGTGGTGAGCCTGATTATCATCACCATCGGCGCATCCGTCTTCCTGCGCGGTGCTGCACAGATCGTCTTCGACAAACAACTGCACCGGTTTCCGGCATTCAGCGGCGACGATCCCATTATCATTGGCGGCGCTACCATTCTGCCGCAGGGGCTGTGGGTGATCGGCGGCGCGGGAATGGTCTTTGTCTTGCTCTATATCTTCTTCACACGCACATTGACTGGCAAAGCGATACTCGCCACTTCCAATAACCGTGTTGCTGCCAAGATGGTCGGCATCAACACAGACTATATGATGACGCTCTCGTTCGCATTGTCCGCCGCCATCGGTGCGCTGGCCGGCGTATTGATGACGCCGATCACCTTGACCACCTATAACCTCGGCGTCGCCTATGCGCTGAAAGGCTTTGCCGCCGCGATGCTGGGGGGCATGGGCGCCCCGGCTGGCGCGCTTGTGGGGGGCTTACTGCTTGGACTTATCGAGGCACTGACCGCTGGCTACGTCAGTTCGGTTTACAAGGATGCAGTCGCCTTCATCGTGATCCTCGTGGTGCTGTTTGCCATGCCGCAAGGTCTGTTCGGCCGCAAATCGACTGACCGGGTGTGA
- a CDS encoding ABC transporter substrate-binding protein — protein MKFALRTVAVALLLGVAWPALADIKIGATVSETGPASSLGDPEAKTLRLLVDEINAAGGVRGEKIKLIAYDDAGDPNKARTFATRLIEDDEVVAIIGGSTTGTTMSIMQVVADAKIPFISLAGAIEIVDPVQSWTFKTPHTDRMACAKIFENMKASGITKIGMISGSDGFGASMRKQCLQIIGKYGIEVLIDETYGPSDADMTPQLTNIRGKAGVQAILNPGFGQGPAIVTRNYGQLGIKTPLYQSHGVASKAFIDLAGPASNGVKLPGTAILVAHLLKQDDPQYGVVTAYKTAYEKKTGSPASTFGGYAHDALRLLVDAIGRADQAKPQAIRQAIEQTKGYVGVTGVFNMSPTDHLGLDLAAFRMLEIKNGDWALVQ, from the coding sequence ATGAAATTTGCTTTGAGGACCGTTGCCGTTGCGCTCTTGCTCGGCGTCGCATGGCCGGCACTTGCCGACATCAAGATCGGCGCGACTGTTTCAGAGACGGGACCTGCCTCGTCGTTGGGTGATCCGGAAGCAAAGACGCTGCGCCTGCTGGTCGATGAGATCAATGCGGCTGGTGGCGTGCGGGGCGAAAAAATCAAGTTGATCGCCTATGATGACGCGGGCGACCCTAATAAGGCGCGCACCTTTGCGACGCGGCTGATTGAGGACGACGAGGTCGTCGCGATTATCGGCGGGTCTACGACCGGCACCACGATGTCGATCATGCAGGTGGTCGCCGACGCCAAGATACCCTTCATCTCGCTGGCAGGCGCGATAGAGATCGTCGATCCGGTACAATCGTGGACGTTCAAGACGCCGCATACCGATCGTATGGCCTGCGCCAAGATCTTCGAGAACATGAAGGCCAGCGGCATCACCAAGATCGGCATGATCTCCGGTTCCGATGGCTTTGGTGCGTCGATGCGCAAGCAATGCCTGCAGATCATCGGTAAATACGGCATCGAGGTGCTGATCGACGAGACCTATGGCCCCAGCGACGCAGATATGACGCCGCAGCTCACCAACATTCGCGGTAAGGCGGGGGTGCAGGCCATTCTCAATCCCGGCTTCGGTCAGGGGCCGGCGATCGTCACGCGCAACTATGGCCAGCTCGGCATCAAGACGCCGCTCTACCAGTCACATGGCGTTGCCTCCAAGGCCTTCATCGACCTCGCCGGGCCGGCGTCCAATGGTGTTAAGCTGCCGGGCACGGCCATTCTCGTCGCCCATCTGCTCAAGCAGGATGATCCACAATATGGCGTCGTGACAGCCTATAAGACCGCCTATGAGAAGAAGACCGGCTCGCCGGCCTCGACCTTTGGCGGTTATGCTCACGATGCGTTGCGGCTATTGGTCGATGCCATCGGTCGGGCTGACCAAGCCAAGCCGCAGGCGATCCGCCAAGCTATTGAACAGACCAAAGGCTATGTCGGCGTCACCGGCGTGTTCAACATGTCGCCGACCGATCACCTGGGCCTTGATCTTGCCGCCTTCCGCATGCTCGAGATCAAGAACGGCGACTGGGCGTTGGTCCAGTAA
- the paaG gene encoding 2-(1,2-epoxy-1,2-dihydrophenyl)acetyl-CoA isomerase PaaG, translating into MVQSETLLVSIADGVMTLTLNRPDKLNAFNEEMHRALRTAVESAGNEATVRAVLLTGAGRAFCAGQDLGDRDPRKSTEAPDLGHTIETFYNPLLRLIRALHKPIVCAVNGVAAGAGANIALACDIVLAAKSAKFIQAFSKIGLVPDSGGTWSLPHLLGEARAKGLALTAEPLPAETAASWGMIWRAVDDEQLMLEASTLAKHLAAGPTYGLGLTKQAIQAAATNTLDQQLDLERDLQRLAGRSADYAEGVAAFLDKRQAEFKGK; encoded by the coding sequence GTGGTGCAATCCGAAACGCTGCTCGTGTCGATAGCCGACGGCGTCATGACGCTGACGCTGAATCGTCCTGACAAGCTGAACGCCTTCAATGAGGAGATGCATCGCGCCCTTCGCACCGCCGTGGAAAGCGCCGGTAACGAAGCAACGGTGCGTGCCGTTCTTCTGACTGGCGCCGGTCGTGCCTTCTGTGCCGGCCAAGATCTAGGCGATCGCGACCCCCGTAAATCCACCGAGGCACCAGATCTTGGTCATACGATCGAGACCTTCTATAATCCCCTGCTCCGTCTCATTCGCGCCCTGCACAAGCCAATCGTCTGCGCGGTGAACGGCGTTGCCGCCGGCGCTGGCGCCAATATCGCGCTCGCTTGCGATATCGTGCTAGCGGCAAAATCGGCCAAATTCATCCAGGCTTTTTCCAAGATCGGCCTGGTCCCCGATTCTGGCGGCACCTGGAGTCTGCCGCACTTGTTGGGCGAAGCGCGCGCCAAGGGACTGGCGCTCACCGCAGAGCCATTGCCAGCTGAGACGGCCGCGTCTTGGGGCATGATCTGGCGGGCCGTCGACGACGAACAGCTCATGCTGGAAGCCAGCACCCTAGCCAAGCACCTCGCGGCAGGGCCAACCTATGGGCTCGGCCTGACGAAGCAGGCGATACAAGCTGCGGCCACCAATACACTTGACCAACAGCTCGACCTCGAACGCGACCTGCAACGCCTGGCCGGTCGCAGCGCCGACTACGCCGAGGGCGTGGCGGCCTTTCTCGATAAGCGTCAGGCAGAGTTCAAAGGCAAATGA
- the paaI gene encoding hydroxyphenylacetyl-CoA thioesterase PaaI, which translates to MTVNFTDPTALATASADAMWREDRASQHLGMVLEHVTPGEAKLSFTVTDVMTNGHRTCHGGYLFTLADSAFAFACNSYNQRAVARQCDITFIAPAFLGDRLTATAREISRVGRNGIYDVQVVNQKGEPVAEFRGHSRIVKGTHLPTPT; encoded by the coding sequence ATGACCGTGAACTTCACCGACCCCACCGCCCTCGCGACCGCTTCCGCCGATGCCATGTGGCGCGAAGACCGCGCCAGCCAGCATCTCGGCATGGTGCTGGAACACGTTACGCCGGGCGAAGCAAAGCTCTCCTTCACCGTGACCGACGTCATGACCAACGGCCATCGGACCTGCCATGGCGGCTACCTGTTCACCTTGGCCGATTCAGCCTTTGCCTTCGCGTGCAATAGCTACAATCAGCGCGCCGTGGCGCGTCAGTGCGATATAACTTTCATTGCGCCGGCCTTTCTCGGCGATCGCCTGACCGCCACCGCAAGGGAAATTTCGCGCGTCGGCCGTAACGGCATCTATGATGTCCAGGTGGTCAACCAGAAAGGCGAGCCGGTTGCGGAGTTTCGCGGTCACTCGCGGATCGTCAAGGGAACGCATCTACCGACACCGACATAA